One Methanobacteriales archaeon HGW-Methanobacteriales-1 genomic window carries:
- the sfsA gene encoding DNA/RNA nuclease SfsA, with translation MQIKELIEGAFLERPNRFTVLFQDLGDSKDTDPKLAHLRDPGRLKELLYPGVKLILRKAKANPKRKTKFDVIGVFKDNLWVLINSGFHSDLAAELIESGLVDEFNGYSIERREYTFGNSRLDFLLKPVGDSIPHSKKMLVEVKGCTLVEDEWARFPDAPTIRGKKHVEELISALDQGFKSSVLFLILKEDAKVFSPNNDTDPDFSRALQEAQEKGVNIIPFVFKTNNINGNLLITPLKKINLDFSRN, from the coding sequence ATGCAAATAAAAGAATTAATTGAAGGAGCATTTTTGGAGAGGCCCAACAGATTTACTGTCCTTTTCCAAGACCTTGGCGATTCTAAAGATACTGATCCTAAATTAGCACATCTTAGAGATCCTGGACGGTTGAAAGAGCTTCTTTACCCAGGTGTCAAATTAATTCTTAGGAAAGCGAAGGCAAATCCCAAAAGAAAAACGAAGTTTGATGTTATAGGTGTTTTTAAAGATAATTTATGGGTTTTGATAAATTCTGGATTCCACAGCGATTTGGCGGCAGAATTAATTGAATCTGGACTGGTTGATGAGTTTAATGGATATTCAATTGAAAGAAGAGAGTATACATTTGGAAATAGCCGCTTAGACTTTTTATTAAAACCCGTGGGCGATTCTATTCCCCACTCAAAAAAAATGCTGGTGGAAGTGAAAGGATGCACTTTAGTTGAAGATGAGTGGGCCCGTTTCCCAGATGCGCCGACTATCCGAGGAAAAAAGCATGTGGAAGAACTTATATCTGCCCTAGATCAGGGATTTAAATCTTCAGTTCTATTTTTAATTCTTAAAGAAGATGCAAAAGTATTCTCTCCCAATAATGATACTGACCCTGATTTTTCTAGAGCACTACAAGAAGCTCAAGAAAAGGGAGTTAATATAATACCATTTGTATTTAAAACTAATAATATCAATGGAAATCTATTAATTACACCATTGAAAAAGATTAATCTTGATTTTAGTAGAAATTAA